In one Bradyrhizobium sp. 4 genomic region, the following are encoded:
- a CDS encoding DUF3551 domain-containing protein: protein MRRIMNAILLVVGCLGAGLLGAAPTAAQTYDPRHPVCIEIYTIDGRSIDCSFATIAQCAATASGQSAQCYANPYATQSRQLSPVPSPPRRSR from the coding sequence GTGCGCCGCATCATGAATGCGATCCTGCTTGTCGTGGGCTGCCTTGGTGCGGGCCTGCTTGGCGCGGCGCCCACAGCGGCTCAGACCTACGATCCGCGCCATCCCGTCTGCATCGAGATCTACACCATCGACGGCCGCAGCATCGATTGCAGCTTTGCGACGATCGCGCAGTGCGCCGCGACCGCCTCCGGGCAATCCGCCCAGTGCTACGCCAATCCCTATGCGACGCAGAGCCGGCAGTTGAGCCCGGTTCCGTCGCCGCCGCGACGAAGCCGATAG
- a CDS encoding ABC transporter permease — translation MTGDGARNTRSFAIVLIVHLAVLVLWQVLVDAFHVPKFILPSPLATIQTLGTASYAWGANTLVTAIEILGGFALGAFVGVALAVIFSWAPLISLVLLPLFVTLNMIPKVALGPLLIVWFSYGIVPNILIAFSICFFPILLTTARGLREVEPDLLDLVKSLRGSRWTLFRKIQLPGSLPYIFSGMKVGAILAVAGAIVGEFIASERGLGYLMIQVQSSLDTPAMVMAVVLLTLLGVALYGFVLVLERMFVVGDATPT, via the coding sequence GTGACAGGAGACGGCGCCCGCAATACGCGCAGCTTTGCGATCGTCCTGATCGTGCACCTCGCCGTGCTCGTGCTGTGGCAGGTCCTGGTCGATGCCTTCCACGTGCCGAAGTTCATCCTGCCCTCGCCGCTCGCGACAATCCAGACGCTGGGAACCGCGAGCTACGCCTGGGGCGCCAATACGCTGGTGACGGCGATCGAGATCCTCGGCGGCTTTGCGCTCGGCGCATTTGTCGGCGTGGCGCTGGCCGTCATCTTCAGCTGGGCGCCGCTGATCAGCCTCGTGCTGCTGCCGCTGTTCGTGACGCTGAACATGATCCCGAAGGTCGCGCTCGGCCCGCTCCTCATCGTCTGGTTCTCCTACGGCATCGTGCCGAACATCCTGATCGCCTTCAGCATCTGTTTCTTTCCGATCCTGCTCACCACCGCGCGGGGCTTGCGCGAGGTCGAGCCGGATCTGCTCGATCTGGTCAAATCGCTGCGCGGCTCGCGCTGGACGCTATTCCGCAAGATCCAGCTGCCGGGATCGCTGCCTTACATCTTCTCCGGCATGAAGGTCGGCGCCATCCTCGCGGTGGCCGGCGCCATCGTCGGCGAGTTCATCGCCTCCGAGCGCGGGCTCGGCTACCTCATGATCCAGGTGCAGTCGTCGCTCGACACGCCCGCGATGGTGATGGCTGTTGTGCTGCTGACGCTGCTCGGCGTCGCGCTTTACGGCTTCGTGCTCGTCCTCGAACGCATGTTCGTGGTCGGTGACGCAACACCGACTTGA
- a CDS encoding NAD(P)-dependent oxidoreductase, with product MLLTRQTLPKTIPDIAALDDLLCQPTQALVDDLARVDGDIMILGVAGKMGPTLAGLAKAAAPDRRIIGVARFSDAGVKDWLHARGVETINCDLMDEAAIQALPKAPNIVFMAGRKFGAEGDLSLTWAMNAHVPALVAQAFPSSRIVAFSTGCIYPFVPVDGKGSREDMAPNPPGEYAQSCVGRERMFEYFSRKFGTPGRLFRLNYAIDMRYGVLHDIASKVLTGTPIDVSIGHVNFIWQGDASSQALRCLGHCTTPTSPVNVSGHEILSVRDLAARFGTRFGRAPVLTGNEQPTAWLTDTSKAVELFGLPVVDTEQLIAWTADWVSRAMPSLGKPTKYEVRDGRY from the coding sequence ATGCTCCTCACCCGCCAGACACTGCCGAAGACCATCCCCGATATCGCCGCGCTAGACGATCTGCTGTGCCAGCCGACGCAGGCATTGGTCGACGACCTCGCCAGGGTTGATGGCGACATCATGATCCTCGGCGTCGCCGGCAAGATGGGGCCGACGCTGGCGGGGCTCGCCAAAGCCGCAGCACCCGATCGCCGCATCATCGGCGTCGCCCGCTTCAGCGACGCCGGCGTCAAGGACTGGCTGCACGCGCGTGGCGTCGAGACCATCAATTGCGATTTGATGGACGAAGCAGCGATTCAGGCGCTGCCGAAGGCGCCCAACATCGTCTTCATGGCCGGCCGCAAATTCGGCGCGGAGGGCGACCTCTCGCTGACCTGGGCGATGAATGCGCACGTGCCGGCGCTGGTCGCACAGGCCTTCCCGTCGTCGCGGATCGTGGCGTTCTCGACCGGCTGCATCTATCCCTTCGTCCCCGTCGACGGCAAAGGCTCGCGCGAGGACATGGCGCCGAACCCGCCCGGCGAGTACGCCCAGTCCTGCGTCGGCCGCGAGCGCATGTTCGAGTATTTTTCGCGCAAGTTCGGAACGCCCGGGCGGCTGTTCCGCCTCAACTACGCGATCGACATGCGCTATGGCGTGCTCCACGACATCGCATCGAAAGTGCTCACGGGCACGCCGATCGACGTCAGCATCGGCCATGTCAATTTCATCTGGCAAGGCGATGCCTCGTCCCAGGCGCTGCGCTGTCTCGGGCATTGCACGACGCCGACCTCGCCAGTCAATGTCAGCGGCCACGAGATTTTGTCGGTACGCGACCTCGCAGCAAGATTCGGCACCAGGTTCGGCCGCGCCCCGGTGCTGACAGGAAACGAACAGCCGACGGCGTGGCTGACCGACACGTCCAAGGCCGTCGAGCTGTTCGGCCTGCCGGTCGTCGACACCGAGCAGCTGATCGCCTGGACCGCGGATTGGGTGTCCCGCGCCATGC
- a CDS encoding L,D-transpeptidase has translation MLPLGGCMQTTLSPSTDASMTPRDRQLLAHTPYAQANVPEQYLRHIVDYPRKEQPGTILVDTDARYLYFVLPEGKAIRYGVAVGEEAMAFSGVARVGRLAEWPDWVPTADIQARLGPYPARVPGGPANPLGARGIYLYAGNKDTLYRIHGTNQPEYIGQAISSGCIRMRNEDVIDLYDRVKLNSMVVVLPPGQNAQVEARPSWRG, from the coding sequence ATGCTTCCGTTGGGCGGCTGCATGCAGACAACGCTTTCGCCATCGACAGATGCGAGCATGACGCCGCGCGACCGGCAGTTGCTGGCGCATACGCCGTACGCGCAGGCGAACGTGCCCGAGCAATATCTCCGTCACATCGTCGATTATCCGCGCAAGGAGCAGCCGGGCACGATCCTGGTCGATACCGATGCGCGCTATCTCTATTTCGTGCTGCCCGAAGGCAAGGCGATCCGCTACGGCGTTGCGGTCGGCGAGGAAGCCATGGCGTTCTCCGGGGTCGCGCGGGTCGGTCGTCTGGCGGAATGGCCGGACTGGGTTCCGACGGCGGACATCCAGGCGCGGCTCGGACCCTATCCGGCGCGCGTGCCCGGCGGTCCCGCCAATCCGCTCGGCGCGCGGGGCATCTATCTCTATGCCGGCAACAAGGACACGCTCTACCGCATCCACGGCACCAACCAGCCGGAATATATCGGGCAGGCGATCTCGTCCGGATGCATCCGGATGCGCAACGAGGACGTGATCGATCTCTATGACCGCGTGAAGCTCAATTCAATGGTCGTGGTGCTGCCGCCCGGACAGAACGCGCAGGTCGAGGCGCGGCCCAGCTGGCGCGGGTGA
- a CDS encoding FAD-binding monooxygenase, whose product MQFHLNGFQPGDPEIADPAARIQPSGATGAVPEEVDVLIVGCGPAGLTLAAQLAQFDDIKTCIVEQKPDRLLVGQADGIACRTMEMFHAFGFSERVLKEACWVNETTFWKPDERLPEHIVRSGRVQDVEDGLSEFPHVILNQARIHDGFLDVMRKAPASLEPHYGRRLLDLQVDPAAGPADHAVTARLERLDAENEGKIETIKARYVVGCDGARSTVRKSIGRELLGDSANHAWGVMDVLAVTDFPDIRFKALIQSAKDGSLLIIPREGGYMVRLYVELAKLDIGERVANRNITADDVIAKAQRILEPHTLDVKEIAWWSVYEIGQRLTDKFDDVPGTEIARRLPRIFIAGDACHTHSPKAGQGMNVSMQDAFNLGWKLAAVLRKQSAPILLHSYSAERQAVAKELIDFDREWAGILASAAKAGGADAARTQDYFVRHGRYTAGTATHYRPSVLTGATSHQQLAQGLVIGTRFHSAPVIRLADAKPVHLGHAASADGRFRIYAFSSAENPATAGSAIRALCNFLSEARESPVRRYTPVAADIDSVIDLRAVFQQDHRELAVEAMPALLLPRKGRYGLIDYEKMFCPDPKNGQDVFAMRGIDRKAGCMVLVRPDQYVATVLPLDHFAALAAYFDGFMQQVN is encoded by the coding sequence ATGCAATTCCATCTCAATGGATTTCAGCCGGGCGACCCTGAAATCGCAGATCCCGCCGCGCGCATTCAGCCTTCTGGCGCAACGGGCGCCGTGCCTGAAGAGGTCGATGTCCTCATCGTCGGCTGTGGTCCTGCGGGCCTGACGCTTGCGGCCCAGCTTGCGCAGTTTGATGACATCAAGACCTGCATCGTCGAGCAGAAGCCGGACCGCTTGCTGGTCGGGCAGGCCGACGGCATCGCATGCCGCACCATGGAGATGTTCCACGCCTTCGGATTCAGCGAGCGCGTCCTCAAGGAAGCCTGTTGGGTGAACGAGACGACATTCTGGAAGCCGGACGAGCGGCTGCCAGAACATATCGTCCGCAGCGGCCGGGTGCAGGACGTCGAGGACGGCTTGTCGGAATTCCCGCACGTCATTCTCAACCAGGCGCGCATTCATGACGGTTTTCTCGACGTCATGCGCAAAGCGCCCGCCAGCCTCGAGCCCCATTACGGCCGGCGCCTGCTCGACCTTCAGGTCGATCCGGCCGCGGGTCCCGCCGACCATGCCGTGACGGCGCGGCTCGAACGGCTCGATGCCGAGAACGAGGGCAAGATAGAGACGATCAAGGCGCGCTACGTCGTCGGCTGCGACGGCGCCCGCAGCACAGTGCGCAAATCGATCGGCCGCGAGTTGCTCGGCGATTCCGCCAATCATGCCTGGGGCGTGATGGACGTGCTGGCGGTGACCGATTTTCCGGACATCCGCTTCAAGGCCCTGATCCAGTCGGCGAAGGACGGCAGCCTGCTGATCATTCCGCGCGAGGGCGGTTACATGGTCCGCCTCTATGTCGAGCTCGCCAAGCTCGACATCGGCGAGCGCGTCGCCAATCGCAACATCACCGCCGATGACGTGATCGCGAAGGCGCAGCGGATCCTCGAGCCGCACACGCTGGATGTGAAGGAGATCGCGTGGTGGTCGGTCTACGAGATCGGCCAGCGACTGACCGACAAGTTCGACGACGTGCCGGGGACCGAGATCGCTAGGCGTCTGCCGCGGATCTTCATCGCCGGCGATGCCTGCCACACCCACAGCCCGAAGGCGGGGCAGGGCATGAACGTCTCGATGCAAGACGCCTTCAATCTCGGCTGGAAGCTCGCTGCCGTTTTGCGGAAGCAGTCTGCGCCAATCCTGCTGCATTCCTATTCGGCCGAGCGCCAGGCCGTTGCGAAAGAGCTGATCGATTTCGACCGCGAATGGGCTGGGATTCTTGCGTCCGCCGCCAAGGCCGGCGGCGCCGATGCCGCCAGGACGCAGGACTATTTCGTCAGGCACGGTCGCTACACCGCGGGCACGGCGACGCATTACCGCCCGTCGGTTCTGACCGGAGCGACGTCCCACCAGCAGCTCGCGCAAGGCCTCGTCATCGGCACGCGCTTTCATTCCGCACCCGTGATCCGGCTTGCGGATGCCAAGCCGGTGCATCTCGGTCACGCAGCGTCCGCGGATGGCCGCTTTCGCATCTACGCTTTCTCCAGCGCTGAGAATCCGGCAACAGCCGGCTCGGCTATACGCGCATTGTGCAATTTTCTCTCCGAGGCGCGGGAGTCGCCGGTCCGGCGTTACACGCCCGTGGCCGCCGACATCGACAGCGTGATCGACCTGCGGGCGGTCTTCCAGCAGGATCATCGCGAGCTCGCCGTCGAGGCGATGCCCGCGCTGTTGCTTCCGCGCAAGGGCCGGTACGGCCTGATCGACTACGAGAAAATGTTCTGTCCGGACCCCAAGAATGGCCAAGACGTTTTCGCGATGCGCGGTATCGATCGTAAGGCTGGCTGCATGGTCCTGGTGAGGCCGGATCAGTATGTCGCGACCGTGCTGCCGCTCGATCATTTTGCTGCGCTTGCTGCGTACTTCGACGGTTTTATGCAGCAAGTGAACTGA
- a CDS encoding class I SAM-dependent methyltransferase: protein MTTPTITSLAPLLDRLFDQDEAARGAMRAAFADVTDADRARMMRSKTAYRDLYGRLKDAPLAVSRETGHLLYMLARSSRAKAIVEFGTSFGISTLHLAAGLRDNGGGRLITSEFEPSKAARARENLAAGGLLDLVEIREGDALKTLQVDLPDTIDLVLLDGAKALYPDVLDLVEGHLRPGAIIVADNADDSPDYLARMRMPRSGYMSTAFAEDVELSVRIN from the coding sequence ATGACCACCCCGACCATCACATCACTTGCGCCACTGCTCGATCGTCTGTTCGACCAGGACGAAGCCGCGCGCGGCGCGATGCGAGCCGCCTTCGCCGATGTGACCGACGCCGACCGCGCACGGATGATGCGGAGCAAGACTGCTTACCGCGACCTCTACGGGCGGCTGAAGGACGCACCGCTCGCGGTCTCCCGCGAGACCGGTCACCTGCTTTACATGCTCGCACGCAGCTCCCGCGCCAAAGCGATCGTCGAATTCGGCACCTCGTTCGGCATCTCGACCCTGCACCTTGCCGCGGGCTTGCGCGACAATGGCGGCGGCCGCCTCATCACCAGCGAATTCGAACCGTCCAAGGCGGCCCGGGCGCGCGAGAACCTCGCGGCCGGCGGGCTGCTGGATCTCGTCGAAATCCGCGAAGGCGACGCGCTGAAGACGCTTCAAGTCGATCTGCCTGATACGATCGATCTCGTGCTACTCGACGGCGCCAAGGCGCTCTACCCCGATGTCCTGGATCTGGTCGAAGGCCATCTCCGGCCAGGCGCGATCATCGTCGCCGACAACGCCGACGACAGCCCTGACTATCTGGCGCGCATGCGGATGCCCAGAAGCGGCTACATGTCCACGGCCTTTGCCGAGGACGTCGAACTCTCCGTGCGGATCAACTAA
- a CDS encoding TetR/AcrR family transcriptional regulator: MPAKRSGDTVPQRRDPVATRRKLLTAAREEFARHGFAGARVDEIAERAGVNKQLVYHYFGDKDALYLAVLEWVYADIREQERQLNLEGLPPEKAIRKLIEASFDYLAANPDFIVLLNDENRGGARHVRGSTRLEAMHSPLVKSVSHILHEGVRAGMFRKGIDPIQLYISIAGLSYFYLSNTPTLSAIFGKDLSSRAARRARRRHVADLVLHSLRP; encoded by the coding sequence ATGCCCGCAAAACGTTCAGGCGACACCGTGCCGCAGCGGCGCGACCCGGTCGCAACCCGCAGGAAGCTGCTCACCGCGGCGCGCGAGGAGTTCGCCCGGCACGGCTTTGCCGGTGCCCGCGTCGACGAGATCGCGGAGCGCGCCGGCGTCAACAAGCAACTCGTCTACCATTATTTCGGCGACAAGGACGCGCTCTATCTTGCCGTGCTCGAATGGGTTTACGCCGATATTCGCGAGCAAGAGCGCCAGCTCAATCTCGAAGGTCTGCCGCCGGAGAAGGCGATCCGGAAACTGATCGAGGCCTCGTTCGATTACCTTGCGGCAAACCCCGATTTTATCGTGCTTCTGAACGACGAGAACCGCGGCGGCGCCCGCCACGTCCGTGGCTCGACGCGGCTGGAGGCGATGCATTCGCCGCTGGTGAAGAGCGTGTCCCACATCCTCCACGAGGGGGTCCGCGCCGGCATGTTCCGCAAGGGGATCGACCCGATCCAGCTCTATATCTCCATCGCGGGCCTCAGCTATTTCTATCTCTCGAACACGCCGACGCTATCGGCGATCTTCGGCAAGGACCTGTCGAGCCGGGCCGCGCGCCGCGCCCGCCGCCGGCACGTCGCCGATCTCGTGCTGCATTCGCTCCGTCCGTAA
- the minC gene encoding septum site-determining protein MinC, with protein sequence MEAAVKPQRQMVRLRGRSYVAFVFVPTVPIQDWLQEIDTTIARSPGFFAGRPVVIDLSSVDLSQSGIGHLLTSLQDRNIRVLGIEGVEEGRLTPMMPPLLSGGRSCVVEPSAPKKVEAKVETKPTSLLLESPVRSGQTVIFPEGDVTILGSVGSGAEVVAGGSIHIYGALRGRAMAGVNGHTSARIYCQKIEAELLAIDGFYQTADDIDAALRGKPAQAWLQGNTMRITALN encoded by the coding sequence ATGGAGGCTGCAGTAAAACCTCAACGCCAAATGGTTCGCCTGCGCGGGCGCTCCTATGTGGCCTTCGTGTTCGTGCCGACGGTTCCCATCCAGGACTGGCTGCAGGAGATCGACACCACCATCGCGCGCTCGCCGGGCTTCTTCGCCGGCCGCCCCGTGGTGATCGACCTGTCCTCGGTCGATCTCAGCCAGTCCGGCATCGGCCATCTGCTCACCAGCCTTCAGGACCGCAACATCCGCGTGCTCGGGATCGAGGGCGTGGAGGAGGGCCGGCTGACCCCCATGATGCCGCCGCTGCTGTCAGGCGGGCGGAGCTGCGTGGTCGAGCCGAGTGCACCCAAGAAGGTTGAGGCAAAGGTCGAGACCAAGCCGACTTCGCTGCTGCTCGAAAGCCCCGTGCGCTCCGGCCAGACCGTGATCTTCCCCGAAGGCGACGTCACCATTTTGGGTTCTGTGGGCTCCGGCGCCGAGGTCGTTGCCGGCGGCTCCATTCACATCTACGGCGCGCTGCGCGGCCGTGCCATGGCAGGCGTGAACGGTCACACGAGCGCACGCATCTATTGTCAGAAGATCGAGGCCGAACTGCTTGCAATCGATGGTTTTTACCAGACCGCCGACGATATCGACGCGGCCCTGCGCGGCAAGCCGGCTCAGGCCTGGCTCCAGGGCAACACCATGCGAATTACTGCGCTGAACTGA
- a CDS encoding MarR family winged helix-turn-helix transcriptional regulator, whose product MKDNNDMPGHLARRFQQIAVAVFLAEVEDAGFDLTPVQYAALATIKANPGLDQVTLAGLIAYDRTTITGVIDRLVQKGLAERRASRRDRRARELEITDEGRRTLRKITPAVESAQRIMLRGLSAKEGEDLMRLLHKAIAAGNELSRAPLREVQA is encoded by the coding sequence GTGAAAGACAACAACGACATGCCCGGACATCTGGCGCGCCGTTTCCAGCAGATCGCGGTCGCGGTGTTTCTGGCCGAGGTCGAGGATGCCGGCTTCGACCTCACGCCGGTGCAATACGCCGCGCTCGCGACCATCAAGGCCAATCCGGGGCTCGACCAGGTGACGCTCGCAGGATTGATTGCCTACGACCGCACCACCATCACCGGCGTGATCGACCGCCTCGTGCAGAAGGGGCTCGCGGAGCGCCGCGCCTCGCGCCGCGACCGTCGTGCCCGCGAGCTCGAGATCACCGACGAAGGCCGCCGCACCCTGCGCAAGATCACGCCGGCCGTCGAATCCGCGCAACGCATCATGTTGCGTGGCCTCAGCGCGAAGGAAGGTGAGGATCTGATGCGGCTGTTGCACAAGGCCATTGCCGCCGGTAACGAGCTCAGCCGCGCCCCGTTACGCGAGGTGCAGGCATAG
- the minD gene encoding septum site-determining protein MinD, which translates to MAKVLVVTSGKGGVGKTTTTAALGAALAQRGEKVVVVDFDVGLRNLDLVMGAERRVVFDLINVVQGVAKLPQALIKDKRLENLWLLPASQTRDKDALTEEGVGKVIDDLRSRFDWVICDSPAGIERGASMAMRFADEAVIVTNPEVSSVRDSDRIIGMLDSKTVRAEKGERVEKHILITRYDPSRAARGEMLTIEDILEILATPLLGIIPESQDVLRASNVGTPVTLSNAEGAPARAYIDAARRLCGDTVPMQVPTERKGFMDRLLRRRAA; encoded by the coding sequence ATGGCCAAGGTACTGGTCGTGACGTCAGGCAAGGGGGGCGTCGGCAAGACCACGACGACCGCCGCGCTGGGAGCTGCGCTCGCGCAACGCGGCGAAAAGGTCGTGGTCGTCGATTTCGACGTCGGCTTGCGCAACCTCGACCTCGTGATGGGGGCCGAACGCCGCGTCGTGTTCGACCTCATCAACGTGGTGCAGGGCGTCGCAAAGCTGCCGCAGGCCCTTATCAAGGACAAGCGGCTGGAGAACCTCTGGCTGCTGCCGGCCTCGCAAACCCGCGACAAGGACGCGCTGACCGAAGAGGGCGTGGGCAAGGTCATCGACGATCTGCGCAGCCGTTTCGACTGGGTGATCTGCGACAGCCCTGCCGGCATCGAGCGCGGCGCCTCCATGGCGATGCGCTTTGCCGACGAGGCCGTGATCGTCACCAATCCGGAAGTCTCCTCGGTGCGCGATTCCGATCGCATCATCGGCATGCTCGATTCCAAGACGGTGCGGGCCGAGAAGGGCGAGCGGGTCGAGAAGCACATTCTCATCACCCGCTATGATCCCTCGCGCGCCGCGCGCGGCGAGATGCTAACCATCGAGGACATCCTCGAGATCCTCGCAACGCCCTTGCTCGGCATCATCCCGGAGAGCCAGGACGTGCTGCGCGCCTCCAATGTCGGCACGCCGGTGACGCTGTCGAACGCGGAAGGTGCTCCGGCGCGGGCCTATATCGACGCGGCGCGGCGGCTGTGCGGCGACACCGTGCCGATGCAGGTGCCGACCGAGCGCAAGGGCTTCATGGACCGCCTGCTGCGAAGGAGGGCCGCATGA
- a CDS encoding ABC transporter substrate-binding protein: protein MKRLQAAGSALAVALMLGLPVVPATAGEAVNLILNWAPTADHSPYYYAKAQGWYEKAGIDLTIEVGKGSGVSAAKVGSGGSPFGVADLATMLVAKSKGADAVAVMSVYANTGQTFYWLKSYGVNGVKDFAGHKIGNPPGDASRVMWPAFAKAAGLAPDSVGFVNVGPTAKIAALKSHTVDIISDFYNEHDLKVIEFGADLGYVNWKDIGLNPYGNSLIVNGGYLQKNPKLVEEFVRVTQKAFATCVADAAPCLKALLDQVSGLDKENQERQWERIKFLMTDEFTTTKALGWIDGERMKKDYDLVQTYLGMEKPFDVTTAFTTKMLDPTIKMDASKVKK, encoded by the coding sequence ATGAAGCGTTTGCAGGCGGCGGGCTCGGCCCTGGCTGTGGCCCTGATGCTCGGATTACCAGTCGTGCCGGCGACCGCGGGCGAGGCGGTCAATCTGATCCTGAACTGGGCACCGACGGCCGATCACTCGCCGTATTATTACGCCAAGGCGCAAGGCTGGTACGAGAAGGCGGGCATCGATCTGACCATCGAGGTCGGCAAGGGCTCCGGTGTCTCCGCCGCCAAGGTCGGCTCCGGGGGCTCGCCCTTCGGCGTCGCCGATCTTGCCACCATGCTGGTGGCGAAGAGCAAGGGGGCTGACGCCGTTGCCGTGATGAGCGTCTACGCCAACACCGGCCAGACCTTCTACTGGCTGAAGAGCTACGGCGTGAACGGGGTGAAGGATTTTGCCGGCCACAAGATCGGCAATCCGCCCGGGGACGCCTCGCGCGTGATGTGGCCGGCCTTCGCAAAGGCTGCAGGGCTTGCCCCCGACTCCGTCGGCTTCGTCAATGTCGGACCGACGGCGAAGATCGCCGCGCTGAAGAGCCATACCGTCGACATCATCAGCGACTTCTACAACGAGCACGATTTGAAGGTGATCGAGTTCGGAGCCGATCTCGGCTACGTCAACTGGAAGGACATCGGGCTCAATCCTTACGGCAATTCGCTGATCGTCAACGGCGGCTATCTGCAGAAGAACCCGAAACTGGTCGAGGAGTTCGTCCGCGTCACGCAAAAGGCGTTCGCGACTTGCGTTGCCGACGCCGCGCCCTGCCTGAAGGCGCTGCTCGACCAGGTCTCCGGTCTCGACAAGGAGAACCAGGAGCGCCAGTGGGAGCGCATCAAGTTCCTGATGACGGACGAATTCACGACGACGAAGGCGCTCGGCTGGATCGACGGCGAGCGGATGAAGAAGGACTACGATCTGGTCCAGACCTATCTCGGCATGGAGAAGCCGTTCGACGTCACAACGGCGTTCACGACCAAGATGCTCGATCCGACCATCAAGATGGATGCGAGCAAGGTGAAGAAGTAG
- a CDS encoding TetR family transcriptional regulator, with the protein MADRRSRSVSSRKQPQQARSNELVAAILDAAVQVLAKEGAQRFTTARVAERAGVSVGSLYQYFPNKAAILFRLQSDEWRCTSELLRGILADRAKPPLVRLRALVHAFIRSECEEAAIRTALSDAAPLYRDAPEAHDARAAGKGIVAAFMREALPKAPDATRELAGELIKTTLSEVGKQFSETPRNEAEIARHADAMADMFCAYIDELARRRDHS; encoded by the coding sequence ATGGCCGATCGCCGAAGCCGTTCAGTTTCCTCACGAAAACAGCCGCAGCAGGCCCGCTCGAACGAGCTGGTGGCGGCCATTCTGGACGCGGCTGTTCAGGTCTTGGCAAAGGAGGGGGCACAGCGCTTCACGACGGCGCGGGTGGCCGAGCGAGCCGGGGTGAGCGTCGGGTCGCTTTATCAATATTTTCCGAACAAGGCGGCGATCCTGTTCCGCCTCCAGAGCGACGAGTGGCGGTGCACGAGCGAGCTCCTGCGCGGCATCCTGGCGGACCGGGCGAAGCCGCCACTGGTGCGGCTGCGCGCGCTGGTCCACGCCTTCATTCGCTCCGAGTGCGAGGAGGCTGCGATCCGCACGGCGCTCAGCGACGCCGCGCCGCTCTATCGCGATGCGCCCGAAGCTCACGACGCGCGGGCCGCCGGTAAGGGCATCGTCGCGGCCTTCATGCGGGAGGCCCTGCCCAAGGCGCCGGATGCGACGCGGGAGCTTGCCGGCGAGCTGATCAAGACGACGCTGAGCGAGGTCGGCAAGCAGTTCTCGGAGACACCGCGCAACGAGGCGGAGATCGCGCGTCATGCCGACGCAATGGCCGACATGTTCTGCGCCTATATCGATGAGCTTGCGCGGCGGCGAGATCATTCCTGA
- the minE gene encoding cell division topological specificity factor MinE, producing the protein MSMGLLRLLRGNKASAPVARERLQILLAHERGLRGQPDLLGVLREEILAVVSRHVTLDPTKVIVRLDRGDEVSTLEVDIEVPNDFERKRVAVG; encoded by the coding sequence ATGAGCATGGGTTTGCTTCGGCTTCTCCGCGGCAACAAGGCCTCTGCACCCGTCGCGCGCGAACGGTTGCAGATCCTGCTTGCCCATGAACGCGGACTGCGCGGCCAGCCCGATCTGCTCGGTGTGCTGCGTGAGGAAATTCTCGCGGTCGTCTCCAGGCACGTCACGCTGGACCCGACCAAGGTCATCGTCCGGCTCGATCGCGGCGACGAGGTCTCGACCCTCGAGGTCGATATCGAGGTGCCCAACGATTTCGAGCGCAAGCGCGTGGCGGTCGGGTAG